The following coding sequences are from one Muntiacus reevesi chromosome 17, mMunRee1.1, whole genome shotgun sequence window:
- the LOC136148359 gene encoding olfactory receptor 2S2-like — MNGENQSVVTELVLLGLHDHHDAEMVLFVLCLGIYSMNVLGNALLIGLNMLDPRLHTPMYFFLSNLALIDISATSSVVPLMLAHFLETQSTISFPGCALQMYLTLALGSTECVLLAMMACDRYVAICQPLRYSELMNRETCMWMAALSWGTAFANSLLHSSLTWSLPFCGHNVINHFFCEILAVLKLACGDISLNTLLTVVSAAVLTLAPLLLILLSYVFILTAILRVPSAAGRHKAFSTCSAHLTVVVIFYGTISFMYFKPKGKDLNLDKLIALFYGVVTPSLNPIIYSLRNAEVKAATIALLRGDLLSRKMSRFRLVL, encoded by the coding sequence ATGAATGGGGAGAACCAGTCGGTCGTGACGGAGTTGGTCCTGCTGGGGCTACACGACCACCACGACGCAGAGATGGTCCTGTTTGTGCTCTGCCTGGGCATCTACTCCATGAACGTGCTGGGGAACGCCCTCCTCATCGGGCTGAACATGCTGGACCCCCGCCTGCAcactcccatgtacttcttcctcagcaaCCTCGCCCTCATAGACATCTCTGCCACGTCCTCCGTCGTGCCTCTCATGCTGGCCCACTTCCTGGAAACCCAGAGCACCATCTCCTTCCCTGGCTGTGCCCTGCAAATGTACCTGACCCTGGCGCTGGGCTCCACGGAGTGCGTGCTCCTGGCCATGATGGCGTGTGACCGGTACGTGGCCATCTGCCAGCCACTTCGCTACTCGGAGCTCATGAACCGGGAGACCTGCATGTGGATGGCGGCGCTGAGCTGGGGGACAGCCTTTGCCAACTCCCTTCTCCATTCCAGTCTCACCTGGAGCCTCCCGTTCTGTGGCCACAATGTCAtcaaccacttcttctgtgagaTCTTGGCGGTGCTGAAACTAGCCTGTGGGGACATATCTCTCAACACGCTGCTAACAGTGGTGTCTGCAGCTGTCCTGACGCTGGCCCCGCTGCTGCTCATCCTCCTGTCCTACGTGTTCATCCTCACTGCCATCCTGAGGGTGCCCTCTGCTGCCGGCCGGCACAAAGCCTTCTCTACCTGCTCTGCCCACCTCACAGTGGTGGTGATTTTCTATGGGACTATCTCCTTCATGTACTTCAAGCCCAAAGGCAAGGACCTCAACCTGGATAAGCTTATTGCATTGTTCTATGGGGTCGTGACGCCCTCGCTGAACCCcatcatctacagcctgaggaacgcGGAGGTGAAAGCTGCCACCATAGCTCTGCTGAGGGGAGACCTCCTCTCCAGGAAGATGTCCCGCTTTCGTCTTGTCCTCTAA
- the LOC136148361 gene encoding olfactory receptor 2S2-like: MNGANQTVVTEFVLLGLHDHHDAEMVLFVLCLGIYSMNVLGNALLIGLNMLDPRLHNPMYFFLSNLALIDICGTSSVVPLMLVHFLETQTTISSPVCALQMYLTLALGSTECVLLATMACDRYVAICQPLRYSELMNRQTCMWMVALSWGAGFVNSFLHSSLTWILPFCGHKVINHFFCEILAVLKLACGDISLNALLLMAASTVLTLAPLLLILLSYVFILTAILRVPSADGRHKAFSTCSAHLSVVVIFYGTLSFMYFKPKTKDLNLDKLIALFYGVVTPSLNPIIYSLRNAEVKVATIALLRGDLLSRKMSRFSVVL, encoded by the coding sequence ATGAATGGGGCAAACCAGACGGTTGTGACGGAGTTTGTCCTGCTGGGGCTACACGACCACCACGACGCAGAGATGGTCCTGTTTGTGCTCTGCCTGGGCATCTACTCCATGAACGTGCTGGGGAACGCCCTCCTCATCGGGCTGAACATGCTGGACCCCCGCTTGCACaatcccatgtacttcttcctcagcaaCCTCGCCCTCATTGACATCTGCGGCACGTCCTCGGTCGTGCCTCTCATGCTGGTCCACTTCCTGGAAACCCAGACCACGATCTCCTCCCCTGTCTGTGCCCTGCAAATGTACCTGACCCTGGCGCTGGGCTCCACGGAGTGCGTGCTCCTGGCCACGATGGCGTGTGACCGGTACGTGGCCATCTGCCAGCCGCTTCGCTACTCAGAGCTCATGAACCGGCAGACCTGCATGTGGATGGTCGCGCTGAGCTGGGGGGCAGGCTTTGTCAACTCCTTTCTCCATTCCAGTCTCACCTGGATCCTCCCCTTCTGTGGCCACAAGGTCAtcaaccacttcttctgtgagaTCTTGGCAGTGCTGAAACTAGCCTGTGGGGACATCTCTCTCAATGCACTGCTATTAATGGCGGCTTCCACTGTCCTGACGCTGGCCCCGCTGCTGCTCATCCTCCTGTCCTACGTGTTCATCCTCACTGCCATCCTGAGGGTGCCCTCTGCTGACGGCCGGCACAAAGCCTTCTCTACCTGCTCTGCCCACCTCTCAGTGGTGGTGATTTTCTATGGAACTCTCTCCTTCATGTACTTCAAGCCCAAGACCAAGGACCTCAACCTGGATAAGCTTATTGCATTGTTCTACGGGGTCGTGACCCCCTCGCTGAACCCcatcatctacagcctgaggaacgcGGAGGTGAAAGTTGCCACCATAGCTCTGCTGAGGGGAGACCTCCTCTCCAGGAAGATGTCCCGCTTTTCTGTTGTTCTCTAA
- the LOC136148722 gene encoding olfactory receptor 2S2-like has protein sequence MNGANQTVVTEFVMLGLHDHHDLEMVLFVLCLGIYSMNMLGNALLIGLNILDPRLHTPMYFFLSNLALMDICGTSSFVPLMLVHFLETQSTISFPGCALQMYLSLALGSTECVLLATMACDRYVAICQPLLYSELMSWQMCMWMAVLSWGAGFANSLLQSILTWSLPFCGHNVINHFFCEILAVLKLVCGDISLNTLLTVVSAAVLTLAPLLLILLSYVFILTAILRVPSAAGRHKAFSTCSAHLTVVVIFYGTISFMYFKPKGKDLNLDKLLALFYGVVTPSLNPIIYSLRNAEVKAAAIALLRGDLFSRKMPRFPVVL, from the coding sequence ATGAATGGGGCAAACCAGACGGTTGTGACGGAGTTTGTAATGCTGGGGCTACACGACCACCACGACCTAGAGATGGTCCTGTTTGTGCTCTGCCTGGGCATCTACTCCATGAACATGCTGGGGAACGCCCTCCTCATCGGGCTGAACATTCTGGACCCCCGcctgcacacccccatgtacttcttcctcagcaaCCTCGCCCTCATGGACATCTGTGGCACATCCTCCTTCGTGCCTCTCATGCTGGTCCACTTCCTGGAAACCCAGAGCACCATCTCCTTCCCTGGCTGTGCCCTGCAAATGTACCTGTCCCTGGCGCTGGGCTCCACGGAGTGCGTGCTCCTGGCCACGATGGCGTGTGACCGGTACGTGGCCATCTGCCAGCCACTTCTCTACTCAGAGCTCATGAGCTGGCAGATGTGCATGTGGATGGCAGTGCTTAGCTGGGGGGCAGGCTTTGCCAACTCCCTTCTCCAATCCATTCTCACCTGGAGCCTCCCCTTCTGTGGCCACAATGTCAtcaaccacttcttctgtgagaTCTTGGCGGTGCTGAAACTAGTCTGTGGGGACATATCTCTCAATACGCTACTAACAGTGGTGTCTGCAGCTGTCCTGACGCTGGCCCCGCTGCTGCTCATCCTCCTGTCCTACGTGTTCATCCTCACTGCCATCCTGAGGGTGCCCTCTGCTGCCGGCCGGCACAAAGCCTTCTCTACCTGCTCTGCCCACCTCACAGTGGTGGTGATTTTCTATGGGACTATCTCCTTCATGTACTTCAAGCCCAAAGGCAAGGACCTCAACCTGGATAAGCTTCTTGCATTGTTCTACGGGGTCGTGACCCCCTCGCTGAACCCcatcatctacagcctgaggaacgcGGAGGTGAAAGCTGCAGCCATAGCTCTGCTGAGGGGAGACCTCTTCTCCAGGAAGATGCCCCGCTTTCCTGTTGTCCTCTAA